A single Victivallis lenta DNA region contains:
- a CDS encoding NHLP bacteriocin export ABC transporter permease/ATPase subunit has protein sequence MRTDRIGQLLNSIATGEYAFSGRAIPLDDPESCWIVLSGALDLFSARMMPDGSCGARLPAGTGDCPLHCVIPGVAAVADGEGRRILLAMPLPGTRCVKVPSAALEALCRREPELAEFRRAGLALWLESFGGETAGEAGIEERAEAFRRSLPERCVEAARRLRGQERERLRAKFRERDESRRNALGRICDVLRPKARFRLPPSTGDALFDACAAAGSVMGVELHCPGRHFFSGGDSPEERIRRICDYNQVRCRKVELAQGWEQQDFTAFVAFRRESGEPVALLGRSGDEARLFDPAEERLHRVSRKEAATLAEDGWCFYAPFPPGRITPGRLLAMAFRGARGDLSALLWLMLLGALLSMAVPIINGVIFGTVIPTADRVLLMQLFGISLLFAVTQGVFEYVESIAILRIHVRAEYTLQAAVWDRLLNLPARFFRAFSTGDLATRSLGIMQIGEILSVSTVKAAVAGCFCFPSLILMFYYDLLLGVISLLILLAVLGIFAVLAVMMVRRHTRILAEEGELNGELVQFFNGISKIRTAGAENAAFARWAGRFSLKKRIYRSFANCRSFATVVNAVIPVVTIGTVIAIVTWQYFHAKDAESLMSSADFVSFVSALGIVSAAVGQMVMALISAVGAIPVYRRLRPILEAESENDAAKPPPGKLSGAIDVRNVSFRYGPDQRQILSGLSMQVKPGEFVAVVGESGSGKSTLLRLLLGFEMPGSGSITYDGQDVSHVNLQALRARIGVVLQDSRLLPDTVLRNIIGHSGKLTIDDAWEAARLAGCERDIREMPMGMHTMLSAGGGSVSGGQRQRILIARALAKKPAVLLFDEATSALDNETQAAVSAGIEQLKVSRLLIAHRLSTVMNADRIYVLHEGRMAECGTYRQLMEQDGVFARLARRQLAEAGEKSEK, from the coding sequence ATGAGAACTGACCGCATCGGACAACTGCTGAACTCCATCGCGACCGGCGAATACGCCTTTTCCGGCCGTGCCATCCCGCTGGATGATCCGGAGAGCTGCTGGATTGTGCTCTCCGGCGCGCTCGATCTCTTTTCGGCGCGCATGATGCCTGACGGCTCCTGCGGCGCGCGCCTGCCGGCCGGGACGGGCGACTGTCCGCTTCACTGCGTGATTCCGGGCGTCGCTGCCGTTGCGGACGGGGAAGGGCGGCGGATTCTGCTGGCGATGCCGCTGCCCGGCACGCGCTGCGTGAAGGTGCCGTCCGCGGCGCTGGAAGCGCTCTGTCGCCGGGAGCCGGAGCTGGCGGAATTTCGCCGCGCCGGCCTGGCGCTCTGGCTGGAGAGTTTCGGCGGGGAGACCGCCGGGGAGGCGGGAATCGAGGAGCGGGCGGAGGCGTTCCGGCGCTCCCTGCCGGAGCGCTGCGTTGAGGCCGCCCGCCGGTTGCGCGGGCAGGAGCGCGAGCGGCTCCGCGCGAAGTTCCGCGAGAGGGACGAAAGCCGCCGGAACGCGCTGGGCCGCATCTGTGACGTGCTGCGTCCGAAAGCGCGGTTCCGGCTGCCGCCTTCGACCGGCGACGCGCTGTTTGATGCGTGTGCCGCCGCCGGGAGCGTGATGGGGGTGGAGCTGCACTGTCCCGGCCGGCACTTCTTTTCCGGCGGCGACTCGCCGGAGGAACGGATTCGCCGGATCTGCGACTACAATCAGGTCCGCTGCCGCAAAGTGGAGTTGGCGCAGGGGTGGGAGCAGCAGGATTTCACCGCTTTTGTCGCCTTCCGCCGGGAGTCCGGCGAACCGGTGGCACTGCTCGGGCGCAGCGGTGACGAGGCCCGTTTGTTCGATCCCGCCGAAGAACGGCTGCACCGGGTTTCCCGGAAGGAGGCCGCGACACTGGCGGAGGACGGCTGGTGCTTCTATGCACCGTTCCCGCCGGGGCGGATCACGCCGGGGCGGCTGCTGGCGATGGCGTTCCGGGGCGCGCGCGGCGACCTGTCGGCGCTGCTGTGGCTGATGCTGCTCGGAGCGTTGCTGAGCATGGCGGTGCCGATCATCAACGGCGTGATTTTCGGAACCGTGATTCCGACGGCGGACCGGGTGCTGCTGATGCAGCTCTTCGGGATTTCGCTGCTCTTCGCGGTCACCCAGGGGGTATTCGAATATGTGGAGTCGATCGCGATCCTGCGCATTCACGTTCGGGCTGAGTACACGCTTCAGGCGGCGGTCTGGGACCGGCTGCTGAATCTGCCGGCCCGTTTTTTTCGCGCGTTCAGCACCGGTGATCTCGCCACGCGCAGCCTCGGGATCATGCAGATCGGCGAAATCCTGTCGGTTTCCACGGTCAAAGCGGCGGTCGCGGGCTGTTTCTGCTTTCCGTCGCTGATTCTGATGTTCTACTACGATTTGCTGCTCGGGGTGATTTCGCTGCTGATTCTGCTGGCGGTGCTCGGCATCTTCGCGGTACTGGCGGTGATGATGGTGCGCCGCCACACCCGTATCCTGGCCGAAGAGGGGGAGCTGAACGGGGAGCTGGTGCAGTTCTTCAACGGCATCTCCAAAATCCGCACGGCCGGAGCGGAGAATGCCGCTTTCGCGCGCTGGGCCGGCCGGTTCAGCCTCAAGAAACGGATCTACCGCTCTTTCGCAAACTGCCGCAGCTTCGCGACCGTCGTGAATGCAGTGATTCCGGTCGTAACCATCGGGACGGTGATTGCGATCGTGACCTGGCAGTATTTCCACGCGAAAGACGCCGAGTCGCTGATGAGTTCCGCCGATTTCGTCAGCTTCGTGTCTGCGCTGGGGATCGTCAGCGCGGCGGTCGGGCAGATGGTCATGGCGCTGATTTCGGCGGTCGGCGCGATTCCGGTCTACCGGCGGCTGCGCCCGATTCTGGAGGCGGAGTCGGAGAATGACGCGGCCAAGCCTCCGCCGGGAAAACTTTCCGGCGCGATCGACGTCAGAAATGTGTCGTTCCGGTACGGTCCCGATCAGCGGCAGATTCTTTCCGGCCTTTCGATGCAGGTGAAGCCAGGGGAGTTCGTCGCGGTAGTCGGGGAGTCCGGTTCCGGCAAGTCCACGCTGCTGCGGCTGCTGCTCGGTTTTGAGATGCCCGGCAGCGGCAGCATCACCTATGACGGGCAGGACGTCAGCCATGTGAATCTGCAGGCGCTGCGCGCCCGGATCGGTGTGGTGCTGCAGGACAGCCGGCTGCTGCCCGACACCGTGCTGCGCAACATCATCGGCCACTCCGGAAAACTGACCATAGACGATGCGTGGGAGGCGGCGCGCCTGGCGGGCTGCGAACGGGATATCCGCGAGATGCCGATGGGGATGCATACGATGCTTTCCGCCGGGGGCGGTTCCGTTTCCGGCGGTCAGCGCCAGCGCATTCTGATCGCGCGGGCGCTGGCGAAGAAACCGGCGGTGCTGCTTTTCGACGAGGCGACCAGCGCGCTGGACAACGAAACCCAGGCAGCGGTCAGCGCCGGAATCGAACAGCTCAAGGTTTCGCGGCTGCTGATCGCCCACCGCCTCAGCACCGTGATGAATGCGGACCGGATCTATGTGCTGCACGAGGGGCGCATGGCCGAGTGCGGCACCTATCGGCAATTGATGGAACAAGACGGCGTTTTCGCGCGGCTCGCCCGGCGGCAGCTAGCGGAAGCCGGGGAGAAATCCGAGAAATGA
- a CDS encoding NHLP family bacteriocin export ABC transporter peptidase/permease/ATPase subunit, protein MTLRKRRVECPMVLQMEAAECGAAALAMVMSYYGAVVPLERLRDECGVSRDGSKASSLLKVARNYHFRAQGYREEELDGLERHALPLILFWNFNHFVVYTGRCGRKFCINDPALGPRLVDAKEMDESFSGVLLEIVPGEGFGRFGREPSLAGSLWRRLEGCRGTFLLLLLTGLLLVPGNLLTPNLSKIFIDNFMMDRFYNWGTPLITLALLTLLVTLFLTWIQCNGLVRLNLKVALTGSASFLFRVLHLPVSFFAGRQSGELATRVQLNDRVAAFLSEQLAANLLSLITLFFYAVVMFCYDAVLGTLAAVMGAAVLLLLQRKLKSRKLLGQSIQLDTGMLYGTSATGVMLIETLKASGGENDFFSGWSGFQARSLLGRQKLEASTVLLGTFPNSVQKVTVALVTGLGALRILAGSMTGGAYLVFQLILGYFFVPLEQLVNLGNSLQEIDAGLKRLDDVMTCREDPYSFEEGPRHAGEPVPKLEGRLELRDVAFGYNPTAEPVLRNFSLTVKPGERVAIVGPSGSGKSTVAKLIAGLYRPWQGEIRFDGEPREYYSHTELFNSFAMVDQDIFLFRGTICDNLTMFDRSIPIADVERAARDACIHDQIAARSFGYFSEVGEGGGNFSGGERQRLEIARALVSNPSLLLLDEATSALDPETELRIDRNLRRRGCSCVIIAHRLSTIRDADRIVVLERGEVVETGTHEELLAKGGFYARLLANI, encoded by the coding sequence ATGACGCTGCGGAAAAGACGGGTCGAATGCCCGATGGTGCTCCAGATGGAGGCGGCTGAATGCGGCGCCGCCGCGCTGGCGATGGTGATGTCGTATTACGGCGCGGTCGTGCCGCTGGAGCGGCTGCGCGACGAGTGCGGCGTCTCCCGCGACGGCAGCAAGGCTTCGAGCCTGCTCAAAGTGGCGCGCAACTACCATTTCAGGGCGCAGGGATACCGCGAAGAGGAGCTTGACGGGCTGGAACGCCATGCGCTGCCGCTGATCCTCTTCTGGAACTTCAATCATTTCGTGGTCTATACCGGGCGCTGTGGGCGGAAGTTCTGCATCAACGATCCCGCCCTCGGACCGCGGCTGGTGGATGCGAAAGAGATGGACGAGTCGTTCAGCGGCGTGCTGCTGGAGATCGTCCCCGGCGAAGGTTTCGGGCGGTTCGGGCGCGAACCGTCGCTCGCCGGCTCGCTGTGGCGGCGGCTGGAAGGGTGCCGCGGCACCTTTCTTCTGCTGCTGCTGACCGGGCTGCTGCTGGTGCCGGGCAATCTGCTCACTCCGAACCTGTCGAAGATTTTCATCGACAACTTCATGATGGACCGTTTCTACAACTGGGGGACGCCGCTGATCACGCTGGCGCTGCTGACGCTGCTGGTCACGCTCTTTCTGACCTGGATTCAGTGCAACGGCCTGGTGCGGCTGAATCTGAAGGTGGCCCTGACGGGATCGGCTTCGTTTCTGTTCCGGGTGCTGCACCTGCCGGTGAGCTTTTTTGCCGGCCGCCAGAGCGGCGAACTGGCGACCCGCGTGCAGCTGAACGACCGGGTCGCGGCATTTCTCTCGGAACAGCTCGCCGCGAATCTTCTCAGTTTGATCACGCTCTTTTTCTATGCGGTCGTGATGTTCTGCTACGACGCGGTGCTCGGCACGCTGGCGGCGGTGATGGGCGCGGCGGTGCTGCTTCTGCTCCAACGGAAGCTCAAATCACGCAAGCTGCTCGGGCAGAGCATCCAGCTGGATACCGGCATGCTCTACGGCACCAGCGCCACCGGCGTGATGCTGATCGAGACGCTGAAGGCGTCGGGCGGTGAAAACGACTTCTTTTCCGGCTGGAGCGGATTTCAGGCCCGGAGCCTGCTCGGGCGGCAGAAACTGGAGGCCTCCACCGTGCTGCTCGGCACCTTCCCGAACAGCGTGCAGAAGGTCACTGTGGCGCTGGTCACCGGTCTGGGGGCGCTGCGGATTCTGGCCGGCAGCATGACCGGCGGCGCGTATCTGGTCTTTCAGCTGATTCTCGGTTACTTCTTCGTTCCGCTCGAACAGCTGGTCAACCTCGGCAATTCGCTGCAGGAGATCGATGCCGGGCTGAAGCGGCTCGACGATGTGATGACCTGCCGCGAGGACCCGTATTCGTTCGAAGAGGGGCCGCGCCATGCCGGCGAGCCGGTGCCGAAACTGGAGGGACGGCTGGAGCTGCGCGACGTTGCGTTCGGCTACAATCCGACCGCCGAGCCGGTGCTGCGCAACTTCAGCCTGACGGTGAAGCCGGGGGAACGGGTTGCGATCGTCGGTCCGTCCGGTTCGGGCAAATCCACGGTGGCGAAACTGATCGCGGGGCTGTATCGGCCGTGGCAGGGAGAGATCCGGTTCGACGGTGAACCGCGCGAATATTATTCGCACACGGAGCTTTTCAATTCCTTTGCGATGGTCGACCAGGATATCTTCCTGTTTCGCGGCACCATCTGCGACAATCTGACCATGTTCGACCGTTCCATCCCGATCGCGGATGTCGAGCGGGCCGCGCGCGACGCATGCATCCACGACCAGATCGCGGCGCGCAGTTTCGGCTATTTTTCGGAAGTTGGCGAGGGCGGCGGCAATTTCAGCGGCGGCGAACGCCAGCGGCTCGAAATCGCACGGGCGCTGGTGTCGAATCCCTCCCTGCTGCTGCTGGACGAGGCGACCAGCGCGCTTGATCCGGAGACGGAGTTGCGGATCGACCGCAATTTACGCCGCCGCGGCTGCAGCTGCGTGATTATCGCGCACCGCCTCAGCACGATCCGGGATGCCGACCGGATCGTGGTGCTCGAACGCGGAGAGGTCGTGGAGACCGGAACCCATGAAGAACTGCTGGCGAAGGGCGGCTTCTACGCCCGGCTGCTTGCGAACATATGA